In one Marinomonas maritima genomic region, the following are encoded:
- a CDS encoding LysR substrate-binding domain-containing protein translates to MAYAVTLEALRVLEAIHQLGSFAAAADALFKVPSALTYTVKKLEEDLGVALFDRSRQKSVLTPAGHLVLEQGRAILEAAMRLEDSIKQFESGWEPKLRIARDTVLLESPLMSVVGDFLLQNRPVELSLSEEAVGGGWDALQDDRADLVIGVTGELPKGNVHIRAIGELEFVFAVSPTHPLALTEGTITAPQLRQYPAIVVADSSKILPARNSGIFESRQVLRVDTMRSKIEAQCLGFGVGYLPKHRIVDELNSGRLVLRQCALPRPNQMAYLAWRKDSPGRGLSWFVEQLIKQDWQLIPVSV, encoded by the coding sequence ATGGCGTACGCGGTGACATTAGAAGCATTACGAGTGTTGGAAGCAATCCATCAATTAGGCAGTTTTGCCGCTGCCGCCGACGCTCTGTTTAAAGTGCCGTCTGCATTGACTTATACGGTGAAGAAGCTGGAAGAAGATTTAGGCGTTGCTCTATTTGATCGATCGCGCCAAAAATCGGTATTAACGCCAGCGGGTCATTTGGTATTGGAGCAAGGCAGAGCGATCTTAGAAGCGGCGATGCGGTTAGAGGATTCAATCAAGCAATTTGAGTCAGGCTGGGAACCTAAGCTAAGAATCGCGCGCGATACAGTGTTATTAGAGTCGCCTTTGATGTCGGTCGTTGGTGATTTTTTATTGCAGAATAGACCGGTTGAGTTGAGTTTGTCAGAAGAAGCGGTTGGCGGTGGTTGGGACGCATTACAAGACGATAGAGCCGATTTAGTGATTGGTGTGACAGGCGAGTTACCCAAAGGCAATGTGCATATTCGTGCGATTGGCGAGTTGGAGTTTGTCTTTGCTGTGTCACCGACGCACCCTCTGGCGTTGACCGAGGGGACGATTACAGCGCCGCAGTTGCGTCAATATCCGGCGATTGTGGTCGCAGATAGTTCAAAAATTTTGCCGGCTCGTAATAGTGGTATTTTTGAGAGTCGTCAGGTGCTCAGGGTGGACACGATGCGCAGTAAAATTGAGGCTCAATGTTTGGGCTTTGGGGTTGGTTATTTGCCTAAACATCGTATTGTGGATGAGCTAAATTCTGGTCGCTTGGTGTTGCGCCAGTGTGCGTTGCCAAGGCCAAATCAGATGGCGTATTTAGCGTGGCGTAAGGACAGCCCTGGTCGTGGGTTATCGTGGTTTGTGGAACAGCTGATTAAGCAAGATTGGCAGTTGATTCCCGTTTCAGTGTGA
- a CDS encoding pirin family protein gives MITIRNAQDRGQANFGWLNSHHTFSFGSYYDSQHMGFSHLRVINDDTVTPGAGFETHGHKDMEILSLVLEGNIAHKDSTGNIKELPAGEYQLMSAGKGVYHSEFNASKKDMLKFLQIWIQPNQLGGQPSYQQQAFSQEQGFTIIITPDGKNGTLHIKQDMQLIQLILEDEQQATWQADNNRHYYVHVIEGELSLSNGITIGQGDGAKIENVSEINFERLSEQRVKALLFDLV, from the coding sequence ATGATCACTATTCGCAACGCTCAAGACCGTGGACAAGCAAACTTTGGCTGGTTAAACAGCCACCATACCTTTTCCTTTGGCAGCTACTACGACTCTCAACACATGGGCTTCTCACACCTACGCGTCATCAACGACGATACCGTCACACCCGGCGCAGGTTTTGAAACTCACGGTCACAAAGACATGGAAATTCTTAGCCTAGTGTTAGAAGGTAACATCGCCCATAAAGACAGCACAGGAAACATAAAAGAACTGCCCGCTGGCGAATACCAACTCATGTCGGCTGGCAAAGGCGTTTACCACAGCGAATTTAATGCCTCTAAAAAAGACATGCTTAAATTTTTGCAAATTTGGATACAGCCAAATCAACTTGGTGGGCAACCAAGCTACCAACAACAAGCGTTTAGCCAAGAACAAGGCTTCACCATCATCATCACACCAGATGGCAAAAATGGCACACTGCACATTAAACAAGACATGCAGCTAATCCAACTCATCCTAGAGGATGAACAACAAGCAACATGGCAAGCAGACAACAACCGCCATTACTATGTACATGTCATTGAAGGAGAGCTATCGCTAAGTAACGGCATCACCATAGGTCAAGGCGACGGGGCGAAAATAGAAAACGTATCAGAAATTAACTTCGAAAGACTAAGCGAGCAACGCGTCAAAGCCCTACTGTTTGACTTGGTGTAA
- a CDS encoding DUF2778 domain-containing protein — translation MLNFSFKLNNEPMSYLVVTESRKAFPAFSGLETNVNKLIAACVPDLGPISPGTYYIVDRESGGSLGWLYDLIAQKDDWFALYAEDDNIDDETFCEAVKRGQFRLHPKVGRGISKGCITIDK, via the coding sequence ATGCTAAATTTCTCTTTTAAACTCAATAATGAGCCAATGAGTTATCTTGTTGTAACAGAGTCTCGAAAAGCCTTCCCTGCCTTTTCTGGTTTAGAAACAAATGTTAATAAGCTTATCGCGGCGTGCGTGCCCGATTTAGGCCCAATTTCACCGGGAACGTATTACATAGTAGATCGAGAATCAGGAGGCAGCCTCGGGTGGCTTTATGACTTGATTGCTCAAAAGGATGATTGGTTTGCTCTTTATGCAGAGGATGACAACATTGATGACGAGACCTTTTGTGAAGCGGTTAAGCGTGGGCAGTTTCGTTTACATCCCAAAGTAGGGAGGGGGATTAGTAAGGGGTGTATCACCATTGATAAATAG